From Sceloporus undulatus isolate JIND9_A2432 ecotype Alabama chromosome 6, SceUnd_v1.1, whole genome shotgun sequence, one genomic window encodes:
- the LOC121932579 gene encoding phosphatidylinositol 4,5-bisphosphate 3-kinase catalytic subunit alpha isoform-like isoform X3, with protein MHLSPEQLRLCVQEYQGKYLLKVCGCDEYLLEKYPLSQYKYMRNCITIGRLPHLMLMSKESLYSQLPANVFVLPSYARRSATSTHVNGDVPSKSLWSINSLLRIKILCATYVNVNIRDIDKIYVRTGIFHGGEPLCDNVNTQRVPCSNPRWNEWLSYDIYLPDLPRAARLCVSICSVKGRKGAKEEHCPLAWGNVNLFDYKDTLVAGKMALNLWSVPHGLEDLLNPIGVGGSNPNKETPCLELEFTWFSHTVKFADPAEIEEHANRAMSRELGLNYCMVGLSNRLARDSSLDESELEQLRNICNRDPLSEITEQEKDFLWRHRHYCVNIPETLPKLLLSVKWNSRDEVAQMYCLLREWPLIKPELSMELLDCNFPDPVVREFALKCLVKGLTDDKLSQYLIQLVQVLKYEQYLDNPLARFLTMKALTNQRIGHFYFWHLKSEMHSKPVSQRFGLMLEAFCRGCGMYLKHLNRQVEAMEKLINLTDILKQEKKDETQKMQMKFLVEQMRRPDYMEALQGFICPLNPVHQLGNLRLDECRIMSSAKRPLWLNWENPDIMSELLFTNHEIIFKNGDDLRQDMLTLQIIRIMESMWQNQGLDLRMLPYGCLSIGDCVGLIEVVKSSHTIMQIQCKGGLKGALQFNSNALHHWLKDKNKGEGYDAAIDLFTRSCAGYCVATFILGIGDRHNSNIMVKDDGQLFHIDFGHFLDHKKKKFGYKRERVPFVLTQDFLIVISKGVQECTKTKEFERFQEMCYKAYLTIRQHANLLINLFSMMLGSGMPELQSFDDVAYLRKTLALDKSEQEALEYFTKQMNEAHHGGWTTKMDWIFHTIRHMPLSEANHD; from the exons ATGCACCTGTCGCCAGAGCAGCTGCGCCTGTGCGTCCAGGAGTACCAGGGGAAGTACCTCCTCAAGGTCTGTGGCTGCGACGAGTATTTGCTTGAGAAATACCCTCTCAGCCAGTACAAG TACATGAGGAACTGCATCACCATCGGCCGCCTGCCGCACTTGATGCTCATGAGCAAGGAGAGCCTCTACAGCCAGCTGCCCGCCAACGTCTTCGTGCTGCCCTCCTATGCCCGGCGCTCAGCCACCTCCACGCATGTCAACGGCGACGTCCCCAGCAAGTCGCTTTGGTCCATCAACAGCCTCCTGCGGATCAAGATCCTGTGCGCCACCTACGTCAACGTCAACATCCGGGACATAGATAAG ATCTACGTCCGGACAGGAATCTTCCATGGTGGTGAACCCCTTTGTGATAACGTCAATACCCAGCGTGTCCCGTGCTCCAACCCTCG GTGGAACGAATGGCTGTCGTACGACATTTACCTGCCTGACCTGCCCCGAGCGGCCCGCCTCTGTGTCTCCATATGTTCTGTGAAGGGCCGAAAGGGAGCAAAGGAG GAGCACTGCCCCTTGGCTTGGGGCAACGTCAACCTCTTTGACTACAAAGACACTCTTGTGGCTGGGAAGATGGCACTGAACCTTTGGTCTGTCCCTCACGGACTGGAGGACTTGCTGAACCCCATTGGCGTGGGGGGATCCAACCCCAACAAG GAGACCCCCTGCCTTGAGCTGGAGTTCACCTGGTTCAGCCACACGGTGAAATTTGCCGACCCTGCGGAAATCGAGGAGCACGCCAACCGGGCCATGTCTCGGGAACTGGGACTCAACTATTGCATGGTGGGACTG AGCAACCGTTTGGCCAGAGACAGCTCTCTCGATGAAAGCGAACTGGAACAGCTGCGGAATATCTGCAACCGGGACCCTCTTTCAGAGATCACTGAGCAAGAAAAGGACTTCCTCTGGAGACACCG gCACTACTGTGTCAACATACCAGAGACCCTCCCCAAATTATTACTGTCCGTCAAGTGGAATTCACGAGACGAAGTGGCGCAG ATGTACTGCCTTTTACGGGAATGGCCACTCATCAAGCCGGAGCTCTCCATGGaactgctggactgcaacttcccgGATCCAGTGGTGCGGGAGTTTGCCCTCAAGTGCCTGGTGAAGGGGCTCACGGACGACAAGCTCTCCCAGTACCTCATCCAACTGGTTCAG GTTCTTAAATATGAACAGTACCTGGACAACCCTCTGGCTCGCTTCCTCACCATGAAGGCGCTGACGAACCAGCGGATCGGGCACTTCTACTTCTGGCATCTCAA GTCCGAGATGCATAGCAAACCGGTCTCTCAGCGCTTTGGGCTCATGCTGGAAGCCTTCTGCCGTGGCTGTGGAATGTACCTGAAGCACCTGAACCGGCAGGTGGAGGCCATGGAGAAACTTATCAACCTCACTGATATCCTGAAGCAGGAGAAGAAGGATGAGACACAGAAG ATGCAGATGAAGTTCCTGGTCGAACAGATGCGGAGGCCGGATTACATGGAGGCGCTCCAGGGCTTCATCTGCCCTCTCAACCCCGTGCACCAGCTGGGCAACCTCCG GTTGGACGAGTGCCGGATCATGTCCTCCGCCAAGCGCCCGCTGTGGCTCAACTGGGAGAATCCCGACATCATGTCCGAACTGCTCTTCACGAACCACGAGATCATATTTAAAAACGGAGACG ACCTTCGGCAAGACATGTTAACGCTGCAAATCATTCGGATCATGGAGAGCATGTGGCAGAACCAAGGACTGGACTTACG GATGCTTCCGTACGGCTGCCTGTCCATCGGGGATTGCGTGGGCCTCATTGAGGTGGTCAAGAGCTCCCACACCATCATGCAGATCCAGTGCAAAGGAGGCTTGAAGGGAgcactgcagttcaacagcaACGCCTTGCATCACTGGCTGAAGGACAAGAACAAGGGAGAGGG TTACGACGCGGCCATTGACCTCTTCACCCGCTCCTGCGCCGGTTACTGCGTGGCCACCTTTATCCTGGGCATTGGCGACCGCCATAACAGCAACATCATGGTCAAGGATGATGGGCAG CTCTTTCATATTGACTTTGGGCATTTCCTGGAccacaagaagaagaagtttgGCTACAAGCGGGAACGCGTTCCCTTCGTCCTGACCCAGGACTTCCTCATCGTCATCAGCAAAGGAGTCCAGGAGTGCACCAAGACCAAAGAGTTTGAGAG GTTCCAGGAGATGTGCTACAAGGCCTACCTGACCATCCGCCAACACGCCAACCTGCTGATCAACCTCTTCTCCATGATGCTGGGGTCCGGGATGCCCGAGCTCCAGTCGTTCGACGACGTGGCCTACCTGCGCAAGACGCTGGCCCTGGACAAGTCGGAGCAGGAGGCCCTGGAGTACTTCACCAAGCAGATGAACGAGGCCCACCACGGTGGGTGGACCACCAAGATGGACTGGATCTTCCACACCATCCGCCACATGCCCTTGAGCGAGGCCAACCACGACTGA
- the LOC121932579 gene encoding phosphatidylinositol 4,5-bisphosphate 3-kinase catalytic subunit alpha isoform-like isoform X2 has product MPPRPSSGELWGLHLMPPRIMVDCCLPNGMIVTLECLREATLLSIKHDLFKEARKYPLFHLLQEESSYIFVGVTQEAEREEFFDESRRLCDLRLFQPILKVIEPVGNREEKILNREIGFAIGMPICEFELVKDPEVQEFRRNILSVCREAVETRGSAGPQSQALYVYPPNVESSPELPKHVYSKLDKGRIIVTIWVIVSPNNDKQKYTLKTPHDALPEQVIAEAIRKKTRSMHLSPEQLRLCVQEYQGKYLLKVCGCDEYLLEKYPLSQYKYMRNCITIGRLPHLMLMSKESLYSQLPANVFVLPSYARRSATSTHVNGDVPSKSLWSINSLLRIKILCATYVNVNIRDIDKIYVRTGIFHGGEPLCDNVNTQRVPCSNPRWNEWLSYDIYLPDLPRAARLCVSICSVKGRKGAKEEHCPLAWGNVNLFDYKDTLVAGKMALNLWSVPHGLEDLLNPIGVGGSNPNKETPCLELEFTWFSHTVKFADPAEIEEHANRAMSRELGLNYCMVGLSNRLARDSSLDESELEQLRNICNRDPLSEITEQEKDFLWRHRHYCVNIPETLPKLLLSVKWNSRDEVAQMYCLLREWPLIKPELSMELLDCNFPDPVVREFALKCLVKGLTDDKLSQYLIQLVQVLKYEQYLDNPLARFLTMKALTNQRIGHFYFWHLKSEMHSKPVSQRFGLMLEAFCRGCGMYLKHLNRQVEAMEKLINLTDILKQEKKDETQKMKFLVEQMRRPDYMEALQGFICPLNPVHQLGNLRLDECRIMSSAKRPLWLNWENPDIMSELLFTNHEIIFKNGDDLRQDMLTLQIIRIMESMWQNQGLDLRMLPYGCLSIGDCVGLIEVVKSSHTIMQIQCKGGLKGALQFNSNALHHWLKDKNKGEGYDAAIDLFTRSCAGYCVATFILGIGDRHNSNIMVKDDGQLFHIDFGHFLDHKKKKFGYKRERVPFVLTQDFLIVISKGVQECTKTKEFERFQEMCYKAYLTIRQHANLLINLFSMMLGSGMPELQSFDDVAYLRKTLALDKSEQEALEYFTKQMNEAHHGGWTTKMDWIFHTIRHMPLSEANHD; this is encoded by the exons ATGCCGCCGCGACCCTCGTCCGGGGAGCTGTGGGGGCTCCACCTGATGCCCCCACGAATCATGGTGGACTGCTGCCTCCCCAACGGCATGATCGTCACCCTCGAATGCTTGCGGGAAGCCACCCTGCTGAGCATCAAACACGACCTTTTCAAGGAGGCCAGGAAATATCCCCTGTTCCACCTGCTGCAG GAGGAATCTTCCTACATCTTCGTTGGAGTGACGCAAGAAGCTGAGCGGGAAGAATTTTTTGACGAATCGCGGCGCCTTTGCGACCTGCGCCTCTTCCAGCCCATCCTGAAGGTCATTGAGCCGGTGGGAAACCGGGAGGAGAAGATACTCAACCGTGAGATCG GGTTTGCCATTGGGATGCCCATCTGCGAATTCGAACTAGTCAAGGACCCTGAGGTGCAGGAATTTCGGCGGAACATCCTCTCAGTTTGCCGCGAAGCCGTGGAGACGCGGGGGTCCGCCGGGCCCCAGAGCCAGGCTTTGTATGTGTATCCCCCCAATGTGGAGTCTAGCCCCGAATTGCCCAAACACGTGTACAGCAAGCTAGACAAAG GTCGGATCATAGTTACCATTTGGGTTATTGTGTCTCCAAACAACGACAAACAGAAATACACCCTCAAGACCCCGCACGACGCACTGCCGGAGCAGGTGATAGCCGAGGCCATCCGGAAGAAGACCCGGAGCATGCACCTGTCGCCAGAGCAGCTGCGCCTGTGCGTCCAGGAGTACCAGGGGAAGTACCTCCTCAAGGTCTGTGGCTGCGACGAGTATTTGCTTGAGAAATACCCTCTCAGCCAGTACAAG TACATGAGGAACTGCATCACCATCGGCCGCCTGCCGCACTTGATGCTCATGAGCAAGGAGAGCCTCTACAGCCAGCTGCCCGCCAACGTCTTCGTGCTGCCCTCCTATGCCCGGCGCTCAGCCACCTCCACGCATGTCAACGGCGACGTCCCCAGCAAGTCGCTTTGGTCCATCAACAGCCTCCTGCGGATCAAGATCCTGTGCGCCACCTACGTCAACGTCAACATCCGGGACATAGATAAG ATCTACGTCCGGACAGGAATCTTCCATGGTGGTGAACCCCTTTGTGATAACGTCAATACCCAGCGTGTCCCGTGCTCCAACCCTCG GTGGAACGAATGGCTGTCGTACGACATTTACCTGCCTGACCTGCCCCGAGCGGCCCGCCTCTGTGTCTCCATATGTTCTGTGAAGGGCCGAAAGGGAGCAAAGGAG GAGCACTGCCCCTTGGCTTGGGGCAACGTCAACCTCTTTGACTACAAAGACACTCTTGTGGCTGGGAAGATGGCACTGAACCTTTGGTCTGTCCCTCACGGACTGGAGGACTTGCTGAACCCCATTGGCGTGGGGGGATCCAACCCCAACAAG GAGACCCCCTGCCTTGAGCTGGAGTTCACCTGGTTCAGCCACACGGTGAAATTTGCCGACCCTGCGGAAATCGAGGAGCACGCCAACCGGGCCATGTCTCGGGAACTGGGACTCAACTATTGCATGGTGGGACTG AGCAACCGTTTGGCCAGAGACAGCTCTCTCGATGAAAGCGAACTGGAACAGCTGCGGAATATCTGCAACCGGGACCCTCTTTCAGAGATCACTGAGCAAGAAAAGGACTTCCTCTGGAGACACCG gCACTACTGTGTCAACATACCAGAGACCCTCCCCAAATTATTACTGTCCGTCAAGTGGAATTCACGAGACGAAGTGGCGCAG ATGTACTGCCTTTTACGGGAATGGCCACTCATCAAGCCGGAGCTCTCCATGGaactgctggactgcaacttcccgGATCCAGTGGTGCGGGAGTTTGCCCTCAAGTGCCTGGTGAAGGGGCTCACGGACGACAAGCTCTCCCAGTACCTCATCCAACTGGTTCAG GTTCTTAAATATGAACAGTACCTGGACAACCCTCTGGCTCGCTTCCTCACCATGAAGGCGCTGACGAACCAGCGGATCGGGCACTTCTACTTCTGGCATCTCAA GTCCGAGATGCATAGCAAACCGGTCTCTCAGCGCTTTGGGCTCATGCTGGAAGCCTTCTGCCGTGGCTGTGGAATGTACCTGAAGCACCTGAACCGGCAGGTGGAGGCCATGGAGAAACTTATCAACCTCACTGATATCCTGAAGCAGGAGAAGAAGGATGAGACACAGAAG ATGAAGTTCCTGGTCGAACAGATGCGGAGGCCGGATTACATGGAGGCGCTCCAGGGCTTCATCTGCCCTCTCAACCCCGTGCACCAGCTGGGCAACCTCCG GTTGGACGAGTGCCGGATCATGTCCTCCGCCAAGCGCCCGCTGTGGCTCAACTGGGAGAATCCCGACATCATGTCCGAACTGCTCTTCACGAACCACGAGATCATATTTAAAAACGGAGACG ACCTTCGGCAAGACATGTTAACGCTGCAAATCATTCGGATCATGGAGAGCATGTGGCAGAACCAAGGACTGGACTTACG GATGCTTCCGTACGGCTGCCTGTCCATCGGGGATTGCGTGGGCCTCATTGAGGTGGTCAAGAGCTCCCACACCATCATGCAGATCCAGTGCAAAGGAGGCTTGAAGGGAgcactgcagttcaacagcaACGCCTTGCATCACTGGCTGAAGGACAAGAACAAGGGAGAGGG TTACGACGCGGCCATTGACCTCTTCACCCGCTCCTGCGCCGGTTACTGCGTGGCCACCTTTATCCTGGGCATTGGCGACCGCCATAACAGCAACATCATGGTCAAGGATGATGGGCAG CTCTTTCATATTGACTTTGGGCATTTCCTGGAccacaagaagaagaagtttgGCTACAAGCGGGAACGCGTTCCCTTCGTCCTGACCCAGGACTTCCTCATCGTCATCAGCAAAGGAGTCCAGGAGTGCACCAAGACCAAAGAGTTTGAGAG GTTCCAGGAGATGTGCTACAAGGCCTACCTGACCATCCGCCAACACGCCAACCTGCTGATCAACCTCTTCTCCATGATGCTGGGGTCCGGGATGCCCGAGCTCCAGTCGTTCGACGACGTGGCCTACCTGCGCAAGACGCTGGCCCTGGACAAGTCGGAGCAGGAGGCCCTGGAGTACTTCACCAAGCAGATGAACGAGGCCCACCACGGTGGGTGGACCACCAAGATGGACTGGATCTTCCACACCATCCGCCACATGCCCTTGAGCGAGGCCAACCACGACTGA
- the LOC121932579 gene encoding phosphatidylinositol 4,5-bisphosphate 3-kinase catalytic subunit alpha isoform-like isoform X1, protein MPPRPSSGELWGLHLMPPRIMVDCCLPNGMIVTLECLREATLLSIKHDLFKEARKYPLFHLLQEESSYIFVGVTQEAEREEFFDESRRLCDLRLFQPILKVIEPVGNREEKILNREIGFAIGMPICEFELVKDPEVQEFRRNILSVCREAVETRGSAGPQSQALYVYPPNVESSPELPKHVYSKLDKGRIIVTIWVIVSPNNDKQKYTLKTPHDALPEQVIAEAIRKKTRSMHLSPEQLRLCVQEYQGKYLLKVCGCDEYLLEKYPLSQYKYMRNCITIGRLPHLMLMSKESLYSQLPANVFVLPSYARRSATSTHVNGDVPSKSLWSINSLLRIKILCATYVNVNIRDIDKIYVRTGIFHGGEPLCDNVNTQRVPCSNPRWNEWLSYDIYLPDLPRAARLCVSICSVKGRKGAKEEHCPLAWGNVNLFDYKDTLVAGKMALNLWSVPHGLEDLLNPIGVGGSNPNKETPCLELEFTWFSHTVKFADPAEIEEHANRAMSRELGLNYCMVGLSNRLARDSSLDESELEQLRNICNRDPLSEITEQEKDFLWRHRHYCVNIPETLPKLLLSVKWNSRDEVAQMYCLLREWPLIKPELSMELLDCNFPDPVVREFALKCLVKGLTDDKLSQYLIQLVQVLKYEQYLDNPLARFLTMKALTNQRIGHFYFWHLKSEMHSKPVSQRFGLMLEAFCRGCGMYLKHLNRQVEAMEKLINLTDILKQEKKDETQKMQMKFLVEQMRRPDYMEALQGFICPLNPVHQLGNLRLDECRIMSSAKRPLWLNWENPDIMSELLFTNHEIIFKNGDDLRQDMLTLQIIRIMESMWQNQGLDLRMLPYGCLSIGDCVGLIEVVKSSHTIMQIQCKGGLKGALQFNSNALHHWLKDKNKGEGYDAAIDLFTRSCAGYCVATFILGIGDRHNSNIMVKDDGQLFHIDFGHFLDHKKKKFGYKRERVPFVLTQDFLIVISKGVQECTKTKEFERFQEMCYKAYLTIRQHANLLINLFSMMLGSGMPELQSFDDVAYLRKTLALDKSEQEALEYFTKQMNEAHHGGWTTKMDWIFHTIRHMPLSEANHD, encoded by the exons ATGCCGCCGCGACCCTCGTCCGGGGAGCTGTGGGGGCTCCACCTGATGCCCCCACGAATCATGGTGGACTGCTGCCTCCCCAACGGCATGATCGTCACCCTCGAATGCTTGCGGGAAGCCACCCTGCTGAGCATCAAACACGACCTTTTCAAGGAGGCCAGGAAATATCCCCTGTTCCACCTGCTGCAG GAGGAATCTTCCTACATCTTCGTTGGAGTGACGCAAGAAGCTGAGCGGGAAGAATTTTTTGACGAATCGCGGCGCCTTTGCGACCTGCGCCTCTTCCAGCCCATCCTGAAGGTCATTGAGCCGGTGGGAAACCGGGAGGAGAAGATACTCAACCGTGAGATCG GGTTTGCCATTGGGATGCCCATCTGCGAATTCGAACTAGTCAAGGACCCTGAGGTGCAGGAATTTCGGCGGAACATCCTCTCAGTTTGCCGCGAAGCCGTGGAGACGCGGGGGTCCGCCGGGCCCCAGAGCCAGGCTTTGTATGTGTATCCCCCCAATGTGGAGTCTAGCCCCGAATTGCCCAAACACGTGTACAGCAAGCTAGACAAAG GTCGGATCATAGTTACCATTTGGGTTATTGTGTCTCCAAACAACGACAAACAGAAATACACCCTCAAGACCCCGCACGACGCACTGCCGGAGCAGGTGATAGCCGAGGCCATCCGGAAGAAGACCCGGAGCATGCACCTGTCGCCAGAGCAGCTGCGCCTGTGCGTCCAGGAGTACCAGGGGAAGTACCTCCTCAAGGTCTGTGGCTGCGACGAGTATTTGCTTGAGAAATACCCTCTCAGCCAGTACAAG TACATGAGGAACTGCATCACCATCGGCCGCCTGCCGCACTTGATGCTCATGAGCAAGGAGAGCCTCTACAGCCAGCTGCCCGCCAACGTCTTCGTGCTGCCCTCCTATGCCCGGCGCTCAGCCACCTCCACGCATGTCAACGGCGACGTCCCCAGCAAGTCGCTTTGGTCCATCAACAGCCTCCTGCGGATCAAGATCCTGTGCGCCACCTACGTCAACGTCAACATCCGGGACATAGATAAG ATCTACGTCCGGACAGGAATCTTCCATGGTGGTGAACCCCTTTGTGATAACGTCAATACCCAGCGTGTCCCGTGCTCCAACCCTCG GTGGAACGAATGGCTGTCGTACGACATTTACCTGCCTGACCTGCCCCGAGCGGCCCGCCTCTGTGTCTCCATATGTTCTGTGAAGGGCCGAAAGGGAGCAAAGGAG GAGCACTGCCCCTTGGCTTGGGGCAACGTCAACCTCTTTGACTACAAAGACACTCTTGTGGCTGGGAAGATGGCACTGAACCTTTGGTCTGTCCCTCACGGACTGGAGGACTTGCTGAACCCCATTGGCGTGGGGGGATCCAACCCCAACAAG GAGACCCCCTGCCTTGAGCTGGAGTTCACCTGGTTCAGCCACACGGTGAAATTTGCCGACCCTGCGGAAATCGAGGAGCACGCCAACCGGGCCATGTCTCGGGAACTGGGACTCAACTATTGCATGGTGGGACTG AGCAACCGTTTGGCCAGAGACAGCTCTCTCGATGAAAGCGAACTGGAACAGCTGCGGAATATCTGCAACCGGGACCCTCTTTCAGAGATCACTGAGCAAGAAAAGGACTTCCTCTGGAGACACCG gCACTACTGTGTCAACATACCAGAGACCCTCCCCAAATTATTACTGTCCGTCAAGTGGAATTCACGAGACGAAGTGGCGCAG ATGTACTGCCTTTTACGGGAATGGCCACTCATCAAGCCGGAGCTCTCCATGGaactgctggactgcaacttcccgGATCCAGTGGTGCGGGAGTTTGCCCTCAAGTGCCTGGTGAAGGGGCTCACGGACGACAAGCTCTCCCAGTACCTCATCCAACTGGTTCAG GTTCTTAAATATGAACAGTACCTGGACAACCCTCTGGCTCGCTTCCTCACCATGAAGGCGCTGACGAACCAGCGGATCGGGCACTTCTACTTCTGGCATCTCAA GTCCGAGATGCATAGCAAACCGGTCTCTCAGCGCTTTGGGCTCATGCTGGAAGCCTTCTGCCGTGGCTGTGGAATGTACCTGAAGCACCTGAACCGGCAGGTGGAGGCCATGGAGAAACTTATCAACCTCACTGATATCCTGAAGCAGGAGAAGAAGGATGAGACACAGAAG ATGCAGATGAAGTTCCTGGTCGAACAGATGCGGAGGCCGGATTACATGGAGGCGCTCCAGGGCTTCATCTGCCCTCTCAACCCCGTGCACCAGCTGGGCAACCTCCG GTTGGACGAGTGCCGGATCATGTCCTCCGCCAAGCGCCCGCTGTGGCTCAACTGGGAGAATCCCGACATCATGTCCGAACTGCTCTTCACGAACCACGAGATCATATTTAAAAACGGAGACG ACCTTCGGCAAGACATGTTAACGCTGCAAATCATTCGGATCATGGAGAGCATGTGGCAGAACCAAGGACTGGACTTACG GATGCTTCCGTACGGCTGCCTGTCCATCGGGGATTGCGTGGGCCTCATTGAGGTGGTCAAGAGCTCCCACACCATCATGCAGATCCAGTGCAAAGGAGGCTTGAAGGGAgcactgcagttcaacagcaACGCCTTGCATCACTGGCTGAAGGACAAGAACAAGGGAGAGGG TTACGACGCGGCCATTGACCTCTTCACCCGCTCCTGCGCCGGTTACTGCGTGGCCACCTTTATCCTGGGCATTGGCGACCGCCATAACAGCAACATCATGGTCAAGGATGATGGGCAG CTCTTTCATATTGACTTTGGGCATTTCCTGGAccacaagaagaagaagtttgGCTACAAGCGGGAACGCGTTCCCTTCGTCCTGACCCAGGACTTCCTCATCGTCATCAGCAAAGGAGTCCAGGAGTGCACCAAGACCAAAGAGTTTGAGAG GTTCCAGGAGATGTGCTACAAGGCCTACCTGACCATCCGCCAACACGCCAACCTGCTGATCAACCTCTTCTCCATGATGCTGGGGTCCGGGATGCCCGAGCTCCAGTCGTTCGACGACGTGGCCTACCTGCGCAAGACGCTGGCCCTGGACAAGTCGGAGCAGGAGGCCCTGGAGTACTTCACCAAGCAGATGAACGAGGCCCACCACGGTGGGTGGACCACCAAGATGGACTGGATCTTCCACACCATCCGCCACATGCCCTTGAGCGAGGCCAACCACGACTGA